The genomic stretch AAAAACTGCAGTCATATCGGTTGAGCCTATACCGGTAGAAAAAGCTCCTATCGCGCCATAGGTGCAGGTATGGGAGTCTGCTCCTACAACTACATCCCCTGGCTTTACATGAGCTTTCTCTACCATTACTTGATGAGAAATCCCGCCTCTTCCAACATCGTAAAAAGCTTTTATCTCCTGCTCTCTTGCGAACTCTCTCATTATCTTGTGCAACTCAGCAGCTTCCACACTTCCTGCAGGAATTGTATGATCCAAGACCATGACTATTTTATCTTTATTCCAAACTTCTTTTGCTCCTATCTCATGAAAGTATTTTATTGTGAGATGCCCAGTTATCTCATTGACCATAGCACAATCAATATTAGCTTCGATTATCTCCCCTGGATATACGGACTCTTTACCCGATGCTCTACTAAGGATTTTCTCAATAATGTTCATTGTAACTTATCTCCTTGATCGTCGACTTAATTAAGTAATTAACGTTTTTTATAGAAATAAATACTATGACCGTTTCTTTTTAATGAGTATCTTATTGATACCATCTATCAACGCTTCTACACTAGCTATCACTACATCTTCACCTGTTGCTCTTGTAGATACCACGTTTCCATCTTTATCTCCAACCTTAATTATCACTTCGGCTAGAGCATCAGAACCGCCTGTAATCGCCGCTAACCTATACTCCCTTAGCTTGATATTTGCCAAATTATCTGTAATCTTCTGAATCGCTTTAACCGCTGAATCGACAGGTCCAACCCCAGTTTCAGCTGCCACATACTCTTTTCCATCCAATACGATCTTAACAGACGCTGTTGGTACTACTTTAATCCCAGTTATAACTGCTAGATCGACAAGATCGATAATTTTCTCCTCCTCTGCAGCCTTTCTCATCACAAATCTGGCAATCGCAGATAAGTCGGTATCAGTGACGGTCTTCCCTTTATCACCTAAATCCTTCACCCTTTCAAGAATTTCTTTCTGTTGGTCTTTTGTTGGTTGCCACCCCATCTCTTCCAGCTTTGCCGCTATACCGTGACCACCAGCATGCTTCCCAGCTTGAAGCCACCTCTTTCTACCTACCATCTCTGGCTTTATAGGCTCATAAGTCAGAGGCGTAGATAATACGCCATGAACATGTATGCCAGACTCGTGACTAAAAGCATTATCACCTACTATTGCTTTATTTGGCTGGACAACTATCCCTGTCAGTTCTGAAACGAGTTTAGAAGTCTCGTAGATCAGCTGAGTGTTTATTCTTGTATTTTTTCTATATAATGAATGTAACGCCATAACAACCTCCTCCAATGCCGCATTACCTGCTCTTTCTCCTAATCCATTGATGGTTACATGAGCCCTTGATGCTCCAGCTTCTATCCCAGCTAGAGTATTAGCTACAGCCATACCAAAATCGTCATGACAGTGAAGACTTATAGGTAGTTTAACTGTTTTTTTGATTTCACTAACGAGCTCATAAATCCTCATAGGCATCATAATGCCAACAGTATCCGGAATATCAATTCTATCCGCGCCAACCTCCTCAACAGCCTTGTAAACTTGTTTAAGATATTCGATATCCGATCTTGTAGCGTCTTCTGCAGAGAACTCAACTTGAACTCCATGGTTCTTAGCATATTCTACGCCTTCAATAGCTTTTTGTAGGGCTTCCTCTCGAGTTAACTTTAGCTTGTATTTTAGATGTATATCTGATGTTGCTATGAATACATGTATACACCCAACTCCACAATCGAGAGCAGCATCTATATCGCTCTTATCCACTCTAGACAATCCACAGATTTCAGCATTAAGTCCTTCTTTAACAATAAGTTTGACACCTTCGATCTCTCCTTTAGAAACTATGGGGAAACCTGCCTCTATCGTATCCACGCCAAGTTTATCAAGCAGACGAGCAACCTCTAGCTTCTCTTCAGGTGTTAGTGATACACCTGGTGTCTGTTCTCCATCTCTTAAAGTTGTATCGAAGATTTTTATGTAATCTTCACTGTTCATTTTTCTATTCCTGCCATCTTTCTAATGAATTTACCCACTACCTCTATCCTGTGATTAGTAATATCTTCCATCAATGTATTTAGTTTTGCCTTGCTCTTTTCAAGATTGCCAGCCCAATCTTTGGCAAAATCTCCACTTTGAATATCTTTTAGGATTATATTCATATTCTCCTTAACGTGCTCATCTATGACTTTAGGACCTACTGTAAGACCGCCATACTTTGCTGTATCTGATACAGCTTTCAACATTCCTGTAAAACCACCCTTGTAAACTAAATCCATTATAAGCTTCATCTCATTACAGACCTCAAAATATGCCAACTCGGGTTGATACCCCTTCTCCACAAGGACCTCGAACCCCTTTGTGATAAGAGATATGAGCCCACCGACCAAAACTGATTGCTCGCCGAAAAGATCAGTCTCCGTCTCATCTTTGAAGGTAGTCTCTAAAACACCAGCCCTTGTACATCCCATCGCTCTACTCATAGCAAGAGCTAGATCTTTACCTCGACCTGAGTAATCTTGGGCTACGGCGATAAGGGCTGGAACACCAAAATCATTCACGTAGGCATCTCTTAGACCCTTTCCAGGGCTCTTAGGTGCGACCATTATAACATCTGCATGAGAAGGAGGAATTATCTGCTGAAAATGAATGTTGAATCCATGAGAAAATCCAAGAGCCTTCCCTTCTCTCATATAGCTAGCGATCTGTGTCCTATATACTATTGGCTGTTCAATATCAGGGATTAACATATGGATTATATCGCCTTTATCTGCTGCTTTTTCAATAGTATATGGCTCGAAACCATCTGCCTTGGCCTTGTCCCACGACGCTCCACCAGACCTCAATCCTAGTATGATATCTAGACCCGAATCTCTCATGTTCAGAGCTTGTGCACGGCCTTGGCTTCCGTAACCTATTACGGCTATTGTCTTCTTCTTTATGACCCCTAGATCAGCATCCATATCATAATATATCTTGGTCATTGTAATCTATTCAACCTCTAACCAATGCAGTTATACCCGTTCTTGCTATCTCTTTGATGCCAAAAGTTGATGCCAAAGTTAAAAATGCATCTATTTTATCGGGCGATCCTGTGACCTCAATAGTTATCGATCCTGAGGCAACATCGACAACTCTACTTCTGAAGACATTAGCATAGTTAATGATATCTGATCTGGCTTTAGCGTCTGTTACATGCAACTTCACGAGAGCCAACTCCCTTACAACAGTACTTTCAGGGCTTAGGACACTCACTTTTAATACATCTATAAGTTTGCTTAATTGTTTGACCAACTGCTCAACTGTAGCCTTATCTCCATCTATCGTTATTGTCATCCTTGATAGGTCTTCGCGTTCTGTTGGTCCGACAGAGATGCTGTCGATGTTAAAATCCCTACATCTAAACATGTTTGAAGCTTTATGAAGGACGCCTGGTTTATTCTCAACAATAGTGGATATTATATAGGTCATAACTCTACTTTTCAATATCATCACCTATAAATGGTATCTTTGAGCCCCTTACCTGCTGGGACCATGGGAAAGACATTTTCTTCGGGAGAGATAGGAACATCTATGACCGTCGTAACTTCACTTTTTAACGCACTTTTCACGACTTTTATAAACTCCTCAAGAGAACCGATACGAAAACCTTGTGCCCCAAATGCCTTGGCCAATTTTTCGAAATTATAAGCTCCTAATTCAACAGCTGAGTATCTCCTTTTATAGAACATCCTTTGCCATTGTGCTACCATGCCTAACATAGAGTTGTTTAAAATCACAACTATAACAGGTATCTTTTCACTAATAGATGTAGCGAGGGAGTTCGAAGTCATCATAAAACTACCATCTCCAGCTATGTCTAAAACAGGTACATCAGGTTTTGCAACTTTCGCTCCAATGGAGGCAGGAAAACCAAAACCCATTGTTCCTAACCCTCCTGAGCTTATGAATGTCCTTGGCTCATATACTTTGAAGTAAAGTGAAGCCCACATTTGGTTCTGACCAACTTCAGTCGTAATTATGGAGTTGTGTGGCAATACTTCTCGTAACTTCTTTAAGAGATTTGGAGGTGCTAAACCCTCACCTTGATCGATTTTGTCTTTAAATTCCTCTCTTATCTGTCGTACCCTCTTAAACCAAAGGTTATCTTCTTTCTTCTCTAGTAGCTTAGCTAACGAATCGTATAACATAGTAAGCGTTTTATTTAAATCACCTACTATGGGAACATCTACCGTCTTGTTCTTTCCTATCTCCGAAGGGTCTATATCTATTTGTATTATTTTTGTATCTTGGCAGAACTCTTCTATCTTGCCTGTAGTCCTATCAGAGAACCTTATCCCTGCTGCTAATAAGACATCTGCTTCCAAAATCAACCTATTCGCTTCAGCAGATCCATGCATCCCTAAAACTCCTAGGGATAATGGATGATTCTCAGGGATGCTACCTTTGCCCATAAAAGTTGTCACAACAGGAGCTAATAAAAGTTCAGCCATTGCTTGTAATTTGAGTGATGCGTTAGAAAGAATTATCCCGCCCCCTGCCATTATGATGGGTTTTTCTGCTTTTGTAAGTAGCTTTATCACCTTCTCAACTTGAAGTGTATGAGGGAATTTATTAGGCTTATAACCTCGAATTTCAACCTTATTTGGAAAAATCATATCAGCAGTATCATTTTGTACATTCTTTGGAAGATCTATCAAGACTGGCCCCGGTCTCCCTGTTGAAGCTATATGAAAGGCCATCTTTATAGTATTTGGAATTTCAGATGCATGCCTCGGTTGGTAATTATGTTTAGTTATTGGTGTAGTTATTCCTATTATGTCAACTTCTTGAAAAGCATCCTTACCTATCAACGATGTTGGAACTTGACCTGTTATCGCAACCATAGGAGCGGAGTCCATGTACGCATTTGCTATACCTGTAACCAAGTTCGTGGCACCAGGGCCTGAAGTTGCCATACATACTCCTACTTTACCACTAGCTCTAGCATAGCCATCCGCCATATGTGCAACAGATTGTTCATGTCGCCCAAGTATATGCCTTATCTTAGAGTCACGCAGTACATCGTAGACTGGAATTATGGCGCCGCCTGGTAAACCGAAGATGACCTCTACTTTCTCTTTATATAGAGCTTCAATAAGAGCCTGAGCCCCAGACATTTTAACCATACTAATGTCCTCCTAAACAAGACCTATGTGTGCAAAAAAGCAAATAGGCTTATTGTAAGACTACGGAGGACAACACAATTACTTCAATAAAATCTAAGCGCTGAGCTATCCCTTCGTATGTATTCTCGCTTTTAACGTCCTCCATAAACCGTCAATTTCAAGGGATGATTTGTAACTAATAAATATATTGGTAAAGAGAAAGGAATTATCCCGAAACGTATATCATTAAATTGGATAAAGATTATCAAGTAGGACATATAATACGAAATGTGCAAGAATATGAGAAGTGATGCCATAAAATGTGGGATAGAAAGGGCACCCCACCGATCCCTTTTGAAAGCATTAGGAGTAACTGATGAAAGCCTTAAGAGACCATTTGTAGCCGTTGTCAATAGTTACACATCTATTGTGCCTGGTCATATTCATTTAAACAAGATAGCAGATGCTGTAAAATTTGGAATAGAGAAAGGGGGTGGAGTTCCATTTGAATTTAACACTATCGCTATCTGTGACGGGCTGGCCATGGGTCATGAAGGTATGAAGTACTCTCTACCCTCTCGAGAAGTCATAGCCGATTCTGTAGAACTCATGATTCAATCCCATGGTTTTGATGGGATGGTGATGATAACGAATTGCGACAAAATAACTCCGGGAATGATGATCGCTGTTGCTCGGCTTGATATCCCGTCTATCTTCGTAACTGGTGGGCCTATGCTTGCAGGTTTTTACAAAGGAAAGAAGGTTGGGTTGATTTCTGTTTTTGAAGCCCTTGGTGGTGTAAATACTGGGAAAATAAGTGAAAATGAGCTGAAGGAGTTAGAAGATGTAGCGTGTCCTACTTTTGGCTCTTGCAGTGGTCTTTTCACAGCTAACACTATGGCTTGCATTACTGAGGCAATGGGCATGTCTTTGCCATACTGTGCTACTTCACTCGCAGTAGATTCATCAAAAATCAGGATTGCGGAAAAATCTGGTGAAAGGATCGTTGAGATGATCAATAATAATCTTAGACCATCTAAAATAATGACGAAGCATGCTTTTGATAATGCTATTGTTGTAGATATGGCTCTAGGAGGTTCTACAAACACCGTTATCCATTTGACAGCTATCGCAAGAGAGTCAA from Candidatus Methylarchaceae archaeon HK02M2 encodes the following:
- a CDS encoding 2-isopropylmalate synthase; protein product: MNSEDYIKIFDTTLRDGEQTPGVSLTPEEKLEVARLLDKLGVDTIEAGFPIVSKGEIEGVKLIVKEGLNAEICGLSRVDKSDIDAALDCGVGCIHVFIATSDIHLKYKLKLTREEALQKAIEGVEYAKNHGVQVEFSAEDATRSDIEYLKQVYKAVEEVGADRIDIPDTVGIMMPMRIYELVSEIKKTVKLPISLHCHDDFGMAVANTLAGIEAGASRAHVTINGLGERAGNAALEEVVMALHSLYRKNTRINTQLIYETSKLVSELTGIVVQPNKAIVGDNAFSHESGIHVHGVLSTPLTYEPIKPEMVGRKRWLQAGKHAGGHGIAAKLEEMGWQPTKDQQKEILERVKDLGDKGKTVTDTDLSAIARFVMRKAAEEEKIIDLVDLAVITGIKVVPTASVKIVLDGKEYVAAETGVGPVDSAVKAIQKITDNLANIKLREYRLAAITGGSDALAEVIIKVGDKDGNVVSTRATGEDVVIASVEALIDGINKILIKKKRS
- the ilvC gene encoding ketol-acid reductoisomerase; translated protein: MTKIYYDMDADLGVIKKKTIAVIGYGSQGRAQALNMRDSGLDIILGLRSGGASWDKAKADGFEPYTIEKAADKGDIIHMLIPDIEQPIVYRTQIASYMREGKALGFSHGFNIHFQQIIPPSHADVIMVAPKSPGKGLRDAYVNDFGVPALIAVAQDYSGRGKDLALAMSRAMGCTRAGVLETTFKDETETDLFGEQSVLVGGLISLITKGFEVLVEKGYQPELAYFEVCNEMKLIMDLVYKGGFTGMLKAVSDTAKYGGLTVGPKVIDEHVKENMNIILKDIQSGDFAKDWAGNLEKSKAKLNTLMEDITNHRIEVVGKFIRKMAGIEK
- the ilvN gene encoding acetolactate synthase small subunit, whose translation is MKSRVMTYIISTIVENKPGVLHKASNMFRCRDFNIDSISVGPTEREDLSRMTITIDGDKATVEQLVKQLSKLIDVLKVSVLSPESTVVRELALVKLHVTDAKARSDIINYANVFRSRVVDVASGSITIEVTGSPDKIDAFLTLASTFGIKEIARTGITALVRG
- the ilvB gene encoding biosynthetic-type acetolactate synthase large subunit → MVKMSGAQALIEALYKEKVEVIFGLPGGAIIPVYDVLRDSKIRHILGRHEQSVAHMADGYARASGKVGVCMATSGPGATNLVTGIANAYMDSAPMVAITGQVPTSLIGKDAFQEVDIIGITTPITKHNYQPRHASEIPNTIKMAFHIASTGRPGPVLIDLPKNVQNDTADMIFPNKVEIRGYKPNKFPHTLQVEKVIKLLTKAEKPIIMAGGGIILSNASLKLQAMAELLLAPVVTTFMGKGSIPENHPLSLGVLGMHGSAEANRLILEADVLLAAGIRFSDRTTGKIEEFCQDTKIIQIDIDPSEIGKNKTVDVPIVGDLNKTLTMLYDSLAKLLEKKEDNLWFKRVRQIREEFKDKIDQGEGLAPPNLLKKLREVLPHNSIITTEVGQNQMWASLYFKVYEPRTFISSGGLGTMGFGFPASIGAKVAKPDVPVLDIAGDGSFMMTSNSLATSISEKIPVIVVILNNSMLGMVAQWQRMFYKRRYSAVELGAYNFEKLAKAFGAQGFRIGSLEEFIKVVKSALKSEVTTVIDVPISPEENVFPMVPAGKGLKDTIYR
- the ilvD gene encoding dihydroxy-acid dehydratase: MRSDAIKCGIERAPHRSLLKALGVTDESLKRPFVAVVNSYTSIVPGHIHLNKIADAVKFGIEKGGGVPFEFNTIAICDGLAMGHEGMKYSLPSREVIADSVELMIQSHGFDGMVMITNCDKITPGMMIAVARLDIPSIFVTGGPMLAGFYKGKKVGLISVFEALGGVNTGKISENELKELEDVACPTFGSCSGLFTANTMACITEAMGMSLPYCATSLAVDSSKIRIAEKSGERIVEMINNNLRPSKIMTKHAFDNAIVVDMALGGSTNTVIHLTAIARESKIDLDLSKFDKISRNVPHICDVYPGGSYMLEDLDRAGGIPAVMKNLRKFLHIESITVTGKSVEENIAQASVLDNKVIRSIDEPLHSEGGIAILKGNLAPKGAVIKTAAISKKNLQFEGPALVFDSEESCIKAIFNNAIKKGSVAVIRYEGPKGGPGMREMLSPTSAIVGMGLSESIALITDGRFSGGTRGPCIGHVSPEAAEGGPIAALKNGDIIKVNILKRLLEVKLSEEEINKRLKYWKPPEPKIKSGYLWRYSKMVKSADLGCALE